A window of Bacillus sp. DX3.1 genomic DNA:
GCCGACTTATGGTATCAAACAGCTGGTGAGACAAAAGCATTGTATCACCAAGGCTATAACATCGGTACGTTAAAACTTGATGCTGCTCTTACGAAAGGTACAAGTAAAAAACCAGCAATTGTACTAGACTTAGATGAAACTGTTTTAGATAACAGCCCTCACCAAGCTATGACTGTAAAGGAAGGAAAGGGCTATCCTTATAAATGGGATGAGTGGATTAATAAAGCGGAAGCAGAGGCTCTTCCTGGCGCAATTGACTTCCTAAAATATACGGAGTCAAAAGGTGTAGACATTTATTACGTTTCAAACCGTAAAACAAATCAATTAGATGCAACAATTAAAAATTTGGAGCGCGTTGGTGCTCCGCAAGCAACGAAAGAACACATCTTACTACAAGATCCAAAAGAAAAAGGGAAAGAAAAACGCCGTGAGCTTGTTTCAGAAATGCATGATATCGTCTTATTCTTCGGTGACAACTTATCAGATTTCACTGGATTTGATGGAAAATCTGTAAAAGATCGCAATCAAACTGTTGAAGAAACGAAAGCACAATTTGGTGATAAATTTATCATTTTCCCTAATCCAATGTATGGAGATTGGGAAGGCGCTTTATATGATTACAACTTTAAAAGATCTGATGCAGAAAAAGATAAAATTCGCAAAGATAACTTAAAATCATTTGAAATAAATAAATAAATGTTGAAAAATAAAGGGTGGTATATACCATCCTTTATTTTTATCCCCACTTCCTGATTTCTTCCATTCTTTTATAAACATATAAGAATAATATAAAATAAAACTTTAATCAGTGGGGGCTTTACTGCTCATTAATGCAGGATAAATAAAAACGACAAAATATAACAGTTTTTTACAATTTCTTTGCAATTCTATTACGTTATGACTCTTATATTTCTTTTTATAGTTGCTAGACTTATAATTAAAAAGACTAAATAAATACTAGGAAAGGATTGTGAGGACACAGTTTTATGAAAAAAATAATTATTATTTCTGTAGCCACTGCTGTAATTGGCATTACAGCTTTCGCTTATTTTGGTTCAAATTCTTTACTACATAATAAAGCGAAAGCTGTAGAAACATCCAAACATGCTGGGCATCTGAAAGAAGAGATGCCATCATTTCCAAAGGCAAACCATACCGCACAAAAAATAGATGAGAATTTTTCTCTTGTTAATAATCCAGATTCACTACTTGTTTTAGTAAATAAGCATCGGAAATTATCAAATTCTTACAAACCTGATGATCTCGTAAGACCAAAAGTTCCATTTGCTTATCCAAAAGATAAAGAGAAGACGTTACTTCGTAAAGATGCAGCTGAAGCACTTGAAACAATGTTTGATGCTGCAAAACAACAAGGATTAGAGCTCACGGCTGTATCTGGATTTCGCTCTTATAAACGCCAACAGTCTTTACATAACATGTACATAAAACGCCAAGGACAAGCTGAGGCAGATTCTGTAAGTGCAATCCCCGGAACAAGTGAGCATCAAACAGGACTTGCGATGGATATTAGTTCAAAATCAGCAAACTATCAGTTAGAACCTATTTTTGGTGAAACAGAAGAAGGAAAATGGGTAGCAGCACACGCTCATGAATTTGGATTTGTCATTCGTTATTTAGAAGATAAAACAGATGTTACAGAATATGCTTATGAACCATGGCATCTTCGATTTGTTGGCAATCCATACGCTACATACTTACATAAGCACCACCTTACATTAGAAGAAGCGATGGATGCAAAAAAATAAGAGAGCATATGCTCTCTTATTTTTTTGCATTCCAAACTCTATTGTAATAACCTTTGTTTCCATTCCTCTGGCCAAGGCGCTCCTTTTCCCGTTTGCTTTGAAGCTTGCACCATGGCTCCACGTCCTACTAAGCAAACATCTCCCGCTTCGTTTTTCACCATATAGTGTAAATCTAAAGAAGAATTCCCAACTGTTTCAGCTTTTACATATACCTTTAAATTTTCATCAAAGAAAATTTGTTTTAAAAAATTACATTGTAAATCAGCAACAACAATCATCGTTTCGGACGCTTTATGTGTCCACTCTTGCATAAAGCCAAGCTCTTTAAAAAATTCAATACGTGCTACTTCAAAATATGTAAAAGCAACACCATTATTCATATGCCCAAACATATCCGTTTCACAAAAACGAACTTTAACAGGAATATAAAATGAGAAATCTTCTTCCCATCTCTCAAAGTCTTCAATGTAAG
This region includes:
- a CDS encoding 5'-nucleotidase, lipoprotein e(P4) family — protein: MKKKRGITTLLSVAVLSASLVACSGTAEKTVAKEEKIKLTDQQLMADLWYQTAGETKALYHQGYNIGTLKLDAALTKGTSKKPAIVLDLDETVLDNSPHQAMTVKEGKGYPYKWDEWINKAEAEALPGAIDFLKYTESKGVDIYYVSNRKTNQLDATIKNLERVGAPQATKEHILLQDPKEKGKEKRRELVSEMHDIVLFFGDNLSDFTGFDGKSVKDRNQTVEETKAQFGDKFIIFPNPMYGDWEGALYDYNFKRSDAEKDKIRKDNLKSFEINK
- a CDS encoding thioesterase family protein, which encodes MKMISYIEDFERWEEDFSFYIPVKVRFCETDMFGHMNNGVAFTYFEVARIEFFKELGFMQEWTHKASETMIVVADLQCNFLKQIFFDENLKVYVKAETVGNSSLDLHYMVKNEAGDVCLVGRGAMVQASKQTGKGAPWPEEWKQRLLQ
- a CDS encoding M15 family metallopeptidase, translated to MKKIIIISVATAVIGITAFAYFGSNSLLHNKAKAVETSKHAGHLKEEMPSFPKANHTAQKIDENFSLVNNPDSLLVLVNKHRKLSNSYKPDDLVRPKVPFAYPKDKEKTLLRKDAAEALETMFDAAKQQGLELTAVSGFRSYKRQQSLHNMYIKRQGQAEADSVSAIPGTSEHQTGLAMDISSKSANYQLEPIFGETEEGKWVAAHAHEFGFVIRYLEDKTDVTEYAYEPWHLRFVGNPYATYLHKHHLTLEEAMDAKK